Within the Flavobacteriales bacterium genome, the region CGGTATTCAAGCGATTCTCCCCTCGTGTGATGACATCCTTTTCCATCTCGTGCCCTTGGGCATCGAATATGGTAAATGTCATATCCTCCAAATCGTTCCGTTCTGTCCAAAGACTGACTCCTTGAGCATCTTGTACCAAAAGGAATCCCTCATCGCCTACATCGAAATACTCCAGACTGATCTCCTCGGTATAGCCCGATGCGCCCAACAACAGCCGATAGCGATTCTCCGCTCCGCTAATGGGCGAGGTATCCACAAAGAAGAAGTCCTCATCTTTTTCCTGTGATCCGCATACTCCCTCGATAGTGCCTATCTCTTCAAATGCCTCACCTACCAAAGCCCGCTCGATTGCGATGCCCTGACAGGTATTTCCCGCGGTCAATGTCCATTCCAAGAAGATGCCTTCATTGATAATGGTCGCAGTGAATCGCGACATGAAAGGATGCTGAGCGTGTACAAAGAGCTGAATTAAAAGCAGGGTTGTAAGGAGGAGGAAACGCATGACAATGGAACGCAAGTTACTGCCTATCATTGCTTTAAGACACCTGCCCTTCGAATTCCTTCCACAAGGGGTCATCCGGCACGGAAGCTTGGATGGTCACAGGTTCTTTGCGTACCGGGTGAGTGAATTCAATGCTGCGGGCATGCAGATGGATACCTCCGTCCCTATTCGAACGAGCGGCTCCGTATTTCAGGTCACCGCGTATCGGGCTTCCTATATGTGAGAGCTGGACCCTGATCTGGTGATGTCGCCCGGTCTTGGGATGGATCTCTAAGAACCAATAACGATCCGTGGAGCCGCAAAGTCGATATTTAAGCTCGGCCCGTTTGGCACCGGGACTTCCTTCTTTGCAGGTGAAAGATTTATTCTGTTTCTCATTCTTACGCATGAAATCCACCAGCACCAGCTCTTCCATCTCTGGACGATTACGTACTACCGCCCAATAGGTCTTGAGGATATCGTCATTGCGAAAAAGCTCATTCATTCGGGAGAGTGCCTTGGAGGTACGCGCAAATACGACCACCCCGCTCACCGGACGGTCGATCCTATGGATCACTCCGAGGAATACATCACCCGGCTTCTTATACCTATGCTTGATATACTCTTTGACCAGATCGCTCAGCGCCTTATCTCCACTCTTATCCCCTTGCACGATGTCTCCCACCCGCTTGTTGACTGCTATCAAGTGATTATCCTCGAAGAGAACATCGAGTTGTTTCCAGTGTGTGGTGCGATTCATGGGCTATCAGGTAAGGGCATCCAGTGGGTGACATCAGCGAAATAGTGATTGCTCAAGCCCTCTCCCAACCAGAAATGAGGCCCGTATTTCTCATGCTTCTTGCTTCCTTCATCGAAGAATCGGTCTACGAATCGGAGGATGACGATGGGCTCGAAACGAGTCTCCCCGGTCTTTCCTGGAAGGTATTGATGGTTCTCAGGCAAATAACAGATGACCTTCTGACCATCTTCAGGGAGTCTATCCGTGATAGCAATCCAATCCATCTAGGTCTTAGTATTGTTCTTTCTCACTTGGGAAATCCCCACTGCGCACGTCATCCACATACTGGGAGATGGCTCCTTTCATCTCATCATAGAGATGGAGGTAGCGTCTCAGGAAGCGCGGATTGAACTCATGCGTGATCCCGAGCATGTCGTGGATCACTAGTACCTGACCATCCACCCCGTCACCGGCTCCGATCCCGATCACTGGGATATTTACTTCTGCGGCCACCTGCTCGGCCAGCTTGGCGGGAATCTTCTCTAGCACGATACCGAAACAGCCGCATTCTTCTAAGATGTGCGCATCTTCTATGAGACGCTCGGCCTCTTCTTCCTCCTTGGCACGGACGGTATAGGTTCCGAATTTATAGATGGATTGAGGGGTAAGCCCTAGGTGTCCCATGACCGGGATTCCTGCTTTGAGTATTCGTTGGATGCACTCTCCTACTTCGCGCCCTCCTTCCAGTTTCACAGCATGTGCACCGGATTCTTTCATGATCCGAATGGCCGACCGCAAGGCTCCTTTAGAATCTCCCTGGTAGTAACCGAAAGGAAGGTCCACTACCACCAATGAGCGGTTGATACCGCGCACTACGGAGGACGCATGATAGATCATCTGATCCAGTGTGATCGGCAATGTGGTCTCATGACCGGCCATCACATTGGAAGCCGAATCTCCTACGAGGATCACGTCCACTCCTGCCTCGTCCACGATACGGGCCATGGAGTAATCGTAGGCGGTGAGCATGGAGATCTTCTCTCCAGCATTCTTCATATCTACCAGCGTGCGTGTGGTAATCCGTTTAGCATCTGCATGTATCGCCATGGGATAGTTATTGGATGACAGGGCCGAAAATACGACAATGGACCACCTCAAGGCCTGTCTGAGAATGTGATGAACGGTCGATCTTCGTTCAGAAGCTTCTGGCGTATGTAGCGCAGTGGGATATCTTTGCCCCCATAGCAGATTTTCCTATGAGATCGACCCACATCCTTATCGCACTGACCATAATCGGAATATTCAGCACCTGTGAGACCGAAATAGACATCACTGCAGATGGTGACAATCTACCAGTCGTATATGGTCTCCTGGATCCCAGTGCCTCAGAACAGATCTTTTTGATCAACCGTACTTTCTTGGGGAATATCAATGCCCTGGAGATCGTCACAGAGGAGGACAGCATGCTCTATGAAGAAGTGACGGGTGCTCTGGAATGGTACAATGCCAATGGCACACTGGTAGGAAGTGCCCCCTTGCAGGACACCATCTTACAGGATAAGGATTTGGATGGGATATTCTATGCTCCTACGGCCAAGGCTTATTATATCGATAGCGAGGATATCTGGAACAACTGGCCTGATATGAATGACAGCCAGTATTTCGATTACGTCTATCGATTGAATGTCACTGCTGATGGCAAGTCCATCACCTCAGAGACTCAGATGGCCAGTACCTATGGTAATGGATCCGGGGCGATCGAACAACCCATTCCCGGCATCAACTCAGGAATACAATTGGTCCAGACCTTCAATCCGGATGGCTCTACGTACAACAGCAATTTCCGGGTGGTATGGAATGCCGGGACCAATGATGTGCGCAATGCCATCAAGCAGAAGATCGATGTGCGTTTCAATTATACCGAGGTCTATACCGATGGAAGCTCTGCAGAAAAATCGGTGACCTTCCCTATTGTGACCAAGGACATCGACTTCCCTGGGCAAGAAGTGGACGAAGCGCGCAATGGCAGCATCTTCTTTGAGCGGATAGCCAATGCTATTGAGGCTGCAGGCACACCGGATGACCTCAGATATCGGGCGATAGGAACCTTCGACTTCATTCTCACAGTAGCCGGTGAGGACCTCACTACCTATTTGAATATCGGAGACAATCAGGTGACGGCCGTAGGCCAGAGCAGACCTACATTCTCCAATATCAATGAGGGCGAAGGAATCGGCATATTCTCCACACGGGATATCTATGTGCGCGAGAAACCTCTATACACCGATGGGAATGAGAACGATCTCAGAGAAATGGTCGATGGACAATATACCCGTGAGCTCTGCTTCTGCGACCCTACCGGTGAATCGACCGAGTACACCTGTGCCGACTCTAACAATTGGTGTCAATAAATCGACCTGATCTTGCTTCAAAACTGACATGCTGTCAGATTTTGTCAGATTTTTCTTCTCATTCTGCTCCAATACTCTGATGGCATAGTGCTTGACCTATGGCTTCCGACATGAAAGGAAACCATACGATAAAAGCATTATACTGAACATGAGTAAGATTATTGGAATCGACTTGGGAACTACCAACTCTTGCGTCTCCGTCATGGAGGGTAACGAGCCGGTAGTCATCACCAACAGCGAAGGAAAGCGCACCACCCCTTCCATCGTTGCATTCGTGGATGGTGGTGAACGTAAAGTAGGAGACCCGGCCAAGCGTCAGGCGATCACCAATCCGGAGAAGACAGTCTACTCCATCAAGCGTTTCATGGGAAATAGCTATGATGAAGTGACCCGTGAGATCGAGCGTGTACCATATAAAGTGGTCAAAGGAGATAACAATACTCCTCGCGTACAGATCGATGACCGACAGTACACGCCACAGGAGATCTCAGCGA harbors:
- a CDS encoding T9SS type A sorting domain-containing protein; the protein is MSRFTATIINEGIFLEWTLTAGNTCQGIAIERALVGEAFEEIGTIEGVCGSQEKDEDFFFVDTSPISGAENRYRLLLGASGYTEEISLEYFDVGDEGFLLVQDAQGVSLWTERNDLEDMTFTIFDAQGHEMEKDVITRGENRLNTDGLRQGLYIVGVMRAAEPIFVDQFVKF
- the panB gene encoding 3-methyl-2-oxobutanoate hydroxymethyltransferase; translation: MAIHADAKRITTRTLVDMKNAGEKISMLTAYDYSMARIVDEAGVDVILVGDSASNVMAGHETTLPITLDQMIYHASSVVRGINRSLVVVDLPFGYYQGDSKGALRSAIRIMKESGAHAVKLEGGREVGECIQRILKAGIPVMGHLGLTPQSIYKFGTYTVRAKEEEEAERLIEDAHILEECGCFGIVLEKIPAKLAEQVAAEVNIPVIGIGAGDGVDGQVLVIHDMLGITHEFNPRFLRRYLHLYDEMKGAISQYVDDVRSGDFPSEKEQY
- a CDS encoding DUF551 domain-containing protein, encoding MDWIAITDRLPEDGQKVICYLPENHQYLPGKTGETRFEPIVILRFVDRFFDEGSKKHEKYGPHFWLGEGLSNHYFADVTHWMPLPDSP
- a CDS encoding RluA family pseudouridine synthase; translation: MNRTTHWKQLDVLFEDNHLIAVNKRVGDIVQGDKSGDKALSDLVKEYIKHRYKKPGDVFLGVIHRIDRPVSGVVVFARTSKALSRMNELFRNDDILKTYWAVVRNRPEMEELVLVDFMRKNEKQNKSFTCKEGSPGAKRAELKYRLCGSTDRYWFLEIHPKTGRHHQIRVQLSHIGSPIRGDLKYGAARSNRDGGIHLHARSIEFTHPVRKEPVTIQASVPDDPLWKEFEGQVS